A region from the Peromyscus leucopus breed LL Stock chromosome 9, UCI_PerLeu_2.1, whole genome shotgun sequence genome encodes:
- the LOC114709631 gene encoding double homeobox protein B-like isoform X2, protein MVTSSAVGSLASWDPGDTSMDLSCPFGLLGKEVRRRRIVLNQKQKDTLRAWFQKNPNPDLATRGLLAKELGISESQIMTWFQKHRKIQKQVEFEYCFEDSQAQGRDKPKVKEPGRSRTQFTKAQVDTLIAAFKINRFPGIVTREKLAQETGIPESRIHIWFQNRRARHPDTQQGTQATAQLPQNSQCPALKTTGQPPPSTTLPSSLSVTPAFSPPDPQSSPLDLSRGSQKQLSRTTVPQPSQVGQGRGDRPSSSVFNGHLSPVIAPALEAFHPPAPLWLPIQERCQDSSVDSGLAVQPLDGSTQAPAVNQLARKDFAFLQHWDEWFQLMLAEWVPDREYWSPGNPELQHPWQMQPL, encoded by the exons ATGGTCACGTCAAG CGCAGTTGGGTCACTTGCCTCGTGGGATCCTGGTGACACCAGTATGGATCTAAGCTGCCCTTTTG GCCTCCTGGGAAAAGAAGTCCGGAGAAGGAGAATAGTTCTGAACCAGAAGCAAAAGGACACTCTTCGTGCATGGTTTCAAAAGAATCCCAATCCGGATTTAGCTACCAGGGGACTTTTGGCTAAGGAACTGGGCATCTCAGAGTCTCAAATTATG ACTTGGTTTCAGAAGCacagaaaaatacagaaacaagtGGAGTTTGAATATTGCTTTGAAGACAGCCAAGCCCAGGGACGGGATAAACCTAAAG TTAAAGAACCTGGGAGGAGCCGGACACAGTTTACAAAGGCGCAGGTTGATACTCTAATTGCAGCTTTCAAGATTAACCGATTCCCTGGGATTGTTACCAGGGAGAAGCTGGCTCAAGAAACAGGCATCCCCGAATCCAGAATTCAT aTATGGTTTCAGAATCGGAGAGCTCGGCACCCAGACACCCAACAGGGTACTCAGGCAACTGCTCAGCTGCctcagaacagccagtgccctgcCCTGAAGACTACTGGTCAACCTCCTCCTTCTACAACTCTCCCCAGCAGCTTGTCAGTCACACCAGCCTTTTCTCCACCTGACCCACAATCTAGTCCTTTGGATCTCTCTAGGGGCAGTCAGAAGCAGTTATCAAGGACCACAGTACCGCAGCCATCCCAGGTTGGACAGGGAAGGGGTGATCGTCCAAGTTCCTCCGTGTTTAATGGCCACTTATCACCGGTCATAGCTCCAGCACTGGAGGCCTTCCATCCTCCGGCTCCTTTATGGCTCCCCATCCAAGAAAGATGTCAGGATTCCAGTGTGGACAGTGGTTTGGCTGTACAACCCTTAGACGGTTCTACTCAGGCCCCGGCTGTCAATCAACTGGCCCGGAAAGACTTTGCCTTTCTGCAGCACTGGGATGAGTGGTTCCAACTGATGCTTGCTGAGTGGGTACCTGACAGAGAATACTGGTCCCCTGGCAACCCTGAGCTGCAGCATCCATGGCAGATGCAGCCTCTGTAG
- the LOC114709631 gene encoding double homeobox protein B-like isoform X1, whose amino-acid sequence MGGPLWAVIKPCVFVSSAVGSLASWDPGDTSMDLSCPFGLLGKEVRRRRIVLNQKQKDTLRAWFQKNPNPDLATRGLLAKELGISESQIMTWFQKHRKIQKQVEFEYCFEDSQAQGRDKPKVKEPGRSRTQFTKAQVDTLIAAFKINRFPGIVTREKLAQETGIPESRIHIWFQNRRARHPDTQQGTQATAQLPQNSQCPALKTTGQPPPSTTLPSSLSVTPAFSPPDPQSSPLDLSRGSQKQLSRTTVPQPSQVGQGRGDRPSSSVFNGHLSPVIAPALEAFHPPAPLWLPIQERCQDSSVDSGLAVQPLDGSTQAPAVNQLARKDFAFLQHWDEWFQLMLAEWVPDREYWSPGNPELQHPWQMQPL is encoded by the exons ATGGGTGGGCCACTGTGGGCTGTGATTAAACCCTGTGTCTTTGTGAGCAGCGCAGTTGGGTCACTTGCCTCGTGGGATCCTGGTGACACCAGTATGGATCTAAGCTGCCCTTTTG GCCTCCTGGGAAAAGAAGTCCGGAGAAGGAGAATAGTTCTGAACCAGAAGCAAAAGGACACTCTTCGTGCATGGTTTCAAAAGAATCCCAATCCGGATTTAGCTACCAGGGGACTTTTGGCTAAGGAACTGGGCATCTCAGAGTCTCAAATTATG ACTTGGTTTCAGAAGCacagaaaaatacagaaacaagtGGAGTTTGAATATTGCTTTGAAGACAGCCAAGCCCAGGGACGGGATAAACCTAAAG TTAAAGAACCTGGGAGGAGCCGGACACAGTTTACAAAGGCGCAGGTTGATACTCTAATTGCAGCTTTCAAGATTAACCGATTCCCTGGGATTGTTACCAGGGAGAAGCTGGCTCAAGAAACAGGCATCCCCGAATCCAGAATTCAT aTATGGTTTCAGAATCGGAGAGCTCGGCACCCAGACACCCAACAGGGTACTCAGGCAACTGCTCAGCTGCctcagaacagccagtgccctgcCCTGAAGACTACTGGTCAACCTCCTCCTTCTACAACTCTCCCCAGCAGCTTGTCAGTCACACCAGCCTTTTCTCCACCTGACCCACAATCTAGTCCTTTGGATCTCTCTAGGGGCAGTCAGAAGCAGTTATCAAGGACCACAGTACCGCAGCCATCCCAGGTTGGACAGGGAAGGGGTGATCGTCCAAGTTCCTCCGTGTTTAATGGCCACTTATCACCGGTCATAGCTCCAGCACTGGAGGCCTTCCATCCTCCGGCTCCTTTATGGCTCCCCATCCAAGAAAGATGTCAGGATTCCAGTGTGGACAGTGGTTTGGCTGTACAACCCTTAGACGGTTCTACTCAGGCCCCGGCTGTCAATCAACTGGCCCGGAAAGACTTTGCCTTTCTGCAGCACTGGGATGAGTGGTTCCAACTGATGCTTGCTGAGTGGGTACCTGACAGAGAATACTGGTCCCCTGGCAACCCTGAGCTGCAGCATCCATGGCAGATGCAGCCTCTGTAG
- the LOC114709631 gene encoding double homeobox protein B-like isoform X3, which produces MDLSCPFGLLGKEVRRRRIVLNQKQKDTLRAWFQKNPNPDLATRGLLAKELGISESQIMTWFQKHRKIQKQVEFEYCFEDSQAQGRDKPKVKEPGRSRTQFTKAQVDTLIAAFKINRFPGIVTREKLAQETGIPESRIHIWFQNRRARHPDTQQGTQATAQLPQNSQCPALKTTGQPPPSTTLPSSLSVTPAFSPPDPQSSPLDLSRGSQKQLSRTTVPQPSQVGQGRGDRPSSSVFNGHLSPVIAPALEAFHPPAPLWLPIQERCQDSSVDSGLAVQPLDGSTQAPAVNQLARKDFAFLQHWDEWFQLMLAEWVPDREYWSPGNPELQHPWQMQPL; this is translated from the exons ATGGATCTAAGCTGCCCTTTTG GCCTCCTGGGAAAAGAAGTCCGGAGAAGGAGAATAGTTCTGAACCAGAAGCAAAAGGACACTCTTCGTGCATGGTTTCAAAAGAATCCCAATCCGGATTTAGCTACCAGGGGACTTTTGGCTAAGGAACTGGGCATCTCAGAGTCTCAAATTATG ACTTGGTTTCAGAAGCacagaaaaatacagaaacaagtGGAGTTTGAATATTGCTTTGAAGACAGCCAAGCCCAGGGACGGGATAAACCTAAAG TTAAAGAACCTGGGAGGAGCCGGACACAGTTTACAAAGGCGCAGGTTGATACTCTAATTGCAGCTTTCAAGATTAACCGATTCCCTGGGATTGTTACCAGGGAGAAGCTGGCTCAAGAAACAGGCATCCCCGAATCCAGAATTCAT aTATGGTTTCAGAATCGGAGAGCTCGGCACCCAGACACCCAACAGGGTACTCAGGCAACTGCTCAGCTGCctcagaacagccagtgccctgcCCTGAAGACTACTGGTCAACCTCCTCCTTCTACAACTCTCCCCAGCAGCTTGTCAGTCACACCAGCCTTTTCTCCACCTGACCCACAATCTAGTCCTTTGGATCTCTCTAGGGGCAGTCAGAAGCAGTTATCAAGGACCACAGTACCGCAGCCATCCCAGGTTGGACAGGGAAGGGGTGATCGTCCAAGTTCCTCCGTGTTTAATGGCCACTTATCACCGGTCATAGCTCCAGCACTGGAGGCCTTCCATCCTCCGGCTCCTTTATGGCTCCCCATCCAAGAAAGATGTCAGGATTCCAGTGTGGACAGTGGTTTGGCTGTACAACCCTTAGACGGTTCTACTCAGGCCCCGGCTGTCAATCAACTGGCCCGGAAAGACTTTGCCTTTCTGCAGCACTGGGATGAGTGGTTCCAACTGATGCTTGCTGAGTGGGTACCTGACAGAGAATACTGGTCCCCTGGCAACCCTGAGCTGCAGCATCCATGGCAGATGCAGCCTCTGTAG